In Candidatus Zixiibacteriota bacterium, a single window of DNA contains:
- a CDS encoding flavin reductase family protein: MEKTQVKPQAMLFPLPAVMVSCVAEGYAANIITISWIGIINSEPPMLSISVQPKRYSYDIIKKSGEFVVNLTGEKHLKAADFCGTKSGRDFDKFKEMNLTPVPGKIVMAPLIGECPVNLECKVRQTIVLGSHEMFMAEIVMVHIDKDKLDKNVRPLIDAIKPLVYCPAAREYRGGLEKMLARYGAAAREIRNR, from the coding sequence ATGGAAAAAACACAGGTAAAACCTCAGGCTATGCTGTTCCCGCTCCCGGCGGTGATGGTTTCCTGCGTGGCCGAAGGCTATGCCGCTAATATTATCACCATCAGCTGGATCGGCATCATCAACTCCGAGCCGCCGATGCTATCGATCTCGGTACAGCCCAAGAGGTATTCCTATGATATCATCAAGAAATCGGGCGAATTTGTGGTCAACCTGACCGGTGAAAAACATCTTAAGGCCGCAGATTTTTGCGGCACCAAGTCGGGGCGGGATTTCGATAAATTTAAGGAAATGAATTTGACCCCGGTACCGGGGAAAATTGTTATGGCTCCGTTGATCGGAGAATGCCCGGTCAATCTTGAATGCAAGGTTCGGCAGACGATTGTCCTCGGTTCGCATGAAATGTTTATGGCCGAAATAGTAATGGTACATATTGATAAAGATAAACTGGATAAGAATGTGCGGCCACTGATCGATGCTATCAAACCGCTGGTCTACTGCCCGGCGGCAAGGGAATATCGTGGCGGTCTGGAAAAAATGCTGGCCCGATATGGCGCGGCGGCCAGGGAAATCCGAAATCGGTAA
- the tgt gene encoding tRNA guanosine(34) transglycosylase Tgt: MRNFDFKLLQNDGPARRGIVSTPHGHFNTPAFMPVGTSGAVKAMTAEDLEACGAEIMLGNTYHLYLRPGERIIKNRGGLASFNGWNKPTLTDSGGFQVFSMRDLSRVDDDGVTFRSHHDGSEHRFDAEKVIRIQRDIGADIIMSFDQCVPYPSEKEQAAIGARRTYDWARKGQAYFNMAEEQEPTGTALFGIVQGSVYQDLRRISAEQIVSLDFPGNSIGGLAVGESKGEMEDTLAFTMQFLPGNRPRYLMGVGYPEDILMAVSSGVDMFDCVLPTRNARTGMVFTSEGPLVFRNAEYSEDDRPLDPGCDCRVCRRYSRAYIRHLYNQSEITALVLASFHSSYFFQNLMRQIRLSLEQSRFNEFRKEFLDKYGSSQD; the protein is encoded by the coding sequence TTGAGGAATTTCGATTTTAAACTTCTTCAAAATGATGGTCCCGCCCGCCGCGGTATAGTGAGTACCCCTCATGGCCATTTCAATACTCCGGCCTTCATGCCGGTCGGGACATCGGGTGCGGTCAAGGCCATGACAGCCGAGGATCTCGAAGCATGCGGAGCCGAAATCATGCTCGGCAACACATACCATCTGTATCTTAGACCGGGAGAAAGAATCATAAAGAATCGGGGTGGCCTGGCTTCCTTCAATGGCTGGAATAAGCCGACCCTGACAGATTCCGGGGGATTCCAGGTTTTTTCCATGAGGGATCTTTCAAGGGTCGATGATGACGGTGTTACCTTCCGCTCCCATCATGACGGTTCGGAACATCGTTTCGACGCCGAAAAGGTTATCAGGATACAGCGCGATATCGGGGCGGATATAATCATGTCATTCGACCAGTGTGTTCCGTATCCATCGGAAAAAGAGCAGGCGGCCATCGGTGCAAGGCGAACTTACGACTGGGCCCGGAAAGGGCAAGCATATTTCAATATGGCCGAGGAGCAGGAACCAACCGGTACAGCCCTGTTCGGAATTGTCCAGGGATCAGTTTACCAGGATTTAAGGAGAATTTCCGCCGAGCAGATTGTTTCTCTTGATTTTCCGGGAAACTCCATCGGCGGATTGGCGGTCGGGGAGTCCAAGGGAGAAATGGAAGACACTCTTGCTTTTACCATGCAATTTCTTCCGGGAAACCGGCCGCGCTATCTGATGGGAGTCGGCTATCCCGAGGATATACTCATGGCCGTCTCTTCAGGTGTGGATATGTTCGATTGCGTGTTACCTACCAGAAATGCCCGAACCGGAATGGTTTTCACATCGGAAGGGCCCCTGGTTTTTCGCAATGCCGAATATTCCGAGGATGACCGTCCACTCGATCCCGGTTGTGATTGCCGGGTCTGCCGTCGCTACAGCCGGGCCTATATACGGCATTTATATAACCAGAGTGAAATAACCGCCCTGGTTCTGGCGTCATTTCATTCTTCCTATTTTTTCCAGAATTTAATGAGGCAAATTCGTTTATCCCTTGAGCAAAGTCGATTTAATGAATTTCGAAAGGAATTTTTGGACAAATATGGCAGTTCACAGGATTAA
- the uvrC gene encoding excinuclease ABC subunit UvrC, whose amino-acid sequence MKNDQLEIKLKNLPHFPGVYLFKDRTGRIIYIGKAKSLRNRVRTYFQSLDKLEPKTARLVSMIHDLDLVVTDSEIEALILEANLVKEHRPRYNINLKDDKHFPYIKVTTNEAFPRVLIVRRLEKDKAHYFGPYTSSKGMRRTVEFLCRLFKIRSCNLTIPHPTGKVQKVCLDYRIGRCGGPCENFQTQEEYAEAVDSVLLFLSGRGRTLIDKLEKKMTHYSENMEYESAAEIRDQIEALKSVQQKQKVDAGKIIDRDIIALAREGRDTVVVVMQIREGVLIGRQDFQLRSELDDSEAEVLSGFLKQYYNNQPNLPEEVYLPCDPGDLNLVADWLTRARGRRVYVLTPVKGDKLKLVDLASSNARLLLDELLIQKKGYTERIVKSVQALKDDLSLARSPRSIACVDISNTGTTDAVGSLVYFLNGKPLKSRYRHFRIKGVAGQDDFAMMREVVGRYFYRLKDENDSPPDLLVVDGGKGQLSSVRNEIESIGFENQNIIGLAKRLEEVYLPGHRDPLTIPKSSPGLLLLKRVRDEAHRFAIEYNRKVRTRRTIASALDKIEGVGPRRRDILLKHFGSVKKVRVASLKDIKAVKGIPAPIAEKIFRSLH is encoded by the coding sequence ATGAAAAACGATCAGCTTGAAATAAAACTAAAAAATCTGCCGCATTTTCCAGGAGTCTATTTATTCAAGGACAGAACCGGCCGGATAATTTATATAGGTAAGGCCAAAAGCCTTCGAAACCGGGTCCGGACGTATTTCCAATCATTGGATAAACTCGAGCCAAAAACCGCCCGGCTGGTATCGATGATACATGATCTGGACCTGGTGGTGACGGATTCCGAAATCGAGGCCTTGATTCTGGAGGCCAATCTGGTCAAAGAGCATCGGCCCCGATATAATATCAATCTCAAAGATGATAAGCATTTTCCATATATAAAAGTGACCACAAATGAGGCTTTCCCCAGGGTGTTGATAGTCCGGCGGCTGGAAAAGGATAAAGCCCATTATTTCGGTCCTTACACCAGTTCGAAAGGCATGCGGCGCACGGTGGAATTCCTTTGTCGTTTGTTTAAAATCAGAAGCTGTAATTTAACCATTCCGCATCCGACCGGCAAAGTGCAGAAAGTGTGTTTGGACTACCGGATCGGTCGCTGCGGCGGACCGTGCGAAAATTTCCAAACGCAGGAGGAATATGCCGAGGCTGTCGATTCCGTGTTGCTTTTCCTATCCGGCCGTGGTCGAACCCTTATCGATAAATTGGAAAAGAAGATGACCCATTATTCAGAAAATATGGAATATGAATCGGCCGCTGAAATCCGCGATCAGATTGAAGCCCTGAAATCGGTGCAACAGAAACAGAAGGTTGATGCCGGTAAGATAATTGACCGTGACATAATTGCCCTGGCACGGGAGGGACGGGATACGGTAGTGGTGGTCATGCAAATCCGGGAAGGTGTCCTTATCGGGCGACAGGATTTTCAGTTGCGTTCCGAACTCGATGATAGTGAGGCCGAGGTCCTTTCCGGTTTTCTGAAGCAGTACTACAATAATCAGCCCAATCTTCCCGAGGAAGTATATCTTCCCTGCGATCCGGGAGATCTGAATCTGGTAGCCGATTGGCTGACTCGTGCCCGCGGTCGAAGGGTTTATGTTCTGACACCTGTGAAAGGTGACAAACTGAAACTGGTTGACCTGGCCTCCAGTAATGCGCGGTTGTTACTCGATGAATTACTGATTCAGAAAAAAGGCTATACGGAACGAATCGTCAAATCGGTTCAGGCTCTCAAAGACGATCTGTCTCTGGCCCGTTCACCGCGATCCATCGCCTGTGTCGATATTTCTAATACAGGGACCACGGATGCCGTCGGATCACTGGTATATTTCCTGAATGGCAAACCGCTTAAATCGCGATACCGGCATTTCCGAATCAAAGGGGTTGCCGGTCAGGATGATTTCGCGATGATGCGTGAGGTAGTGGGGCGCTATTTTTATCGTTTAAAAGATGAAAACGATTCCCCGCCGGATTTACTGGTAGTCGATGGAGGCAAAGGGCAGTTGTCATCGGTCCGAAATGAAATCGAGTCGATCGGTTTCGAAAATCAAAACATTATCGGGCTGGCCAAGAGGCTGGAAGAGGTGTATCTGCCCGGGCATAGAGATCCCCTGACCATACCCAAATCATCACCGGGTCTTTTACTATTAAAACGGGTTCGGGATGAGGCGCACCGCTTTGCCATCGAGTACAACCGGAAGGTGCGAACCAGGAGAACAATCGCCTCAGCGCTGGATAAAATTGAAGGTGTCGGTCCCCGGCGGAGGGATATTCTTCTGAAGCATTTCGGTTCGGTTAAAAAAGTCAGGGTAGCTTCGCTGAAAGATATTAAGGCCGTTAAGGGAATTCCGGCTCCGATCGCCGAGAAAATATTTCGTTCGTTACATTGA
- a CDS encoding C40 family peptidase: MHPRLIILISLVILTGCQPNPRYRSGEARPPGSEDNPLSDEPSAVVPDRDFISVSTNDLLELGRIIQSCLGKPYSGTSQYEKGLDCSQFTLEVFERFKRIKLPRTTARQFKTGQRINKSRLRFGDLVFFATEGNDISHVGIFVGNDEFVHSSSSSGIIISNINDEYWRKHFAGGRRILP, encoded by the coding sequence ATGCATCCGCGTTTGATTATATTAATTTCTCTTGTGATACTGACCGGCTGCCAGCCAAATCCGAGATATCGAAGCGGTGAAGCCAGGCCGCCGGGTTCCGAGGATAATCCTTTATCCGATGAGCCATCGGCAGTCGTCCCCGACCGCGACTTTATTTCTGTATCTACCAATGACTTGCTTGAGTTGGGGCGAATTATCCAGAGCTGTCTGGGAAAGCCCTACAGCGGGACTTCGCAATATGAAAAGGGTTTGGATTGCAGCCAGTTTACCCTTGAGGTTTTCGAACGTTTTAAAAGGATAAAACTGCCGCGGACTACCGCCCGGCAATTCAAGACCGGCCAAAGGATAAATAAAAGCCGGTTACGTTTCGGAGATCTGGTATTCTTTGCAACCGAAGGAAATGATATATCGCATGTGGGGATATTTGTCGGAAACGATGAGTTTGTGCATTCCTCGTCATCCAGCGGAATCATTATTTCCAATATAAATGATGAGTACTGGAGGAAGCATTTCGCCGGGGGAAGAAGAATATTGCCCTGA
- a CDS encoding UbiA family prenyltransferase — MKLIDFIFAARPMLLLPVWSIYLVTVKSVDENQQADMAMMLPLIAVTLIVIGGYYLNQIYDYESDRINRKLGFLQSGMIGRSEMMAAYLAATLTGLIIGFYSGFQIGLINISQVILAAIYSLPPFRLKDRPYLGLAANILGYGIILPLLPPTFWENFETARLVIPAYFGLTVAAEFLLTIIPDREGDKKTGKTTLSVIFSNRILILSGAICFAAAVWLAGIAGLKSLTFISLTALILYLTTLLAPREGLILFVCKFPILLITLLAGYYFPAYLVFIVVLLLTTRLYYKKRLKKTYPRLN, encoded by the coding sequence TTGAAGCTGATCGACTTCATTTTTGCCGCTCGCCCAATGCTGTTGCTTCCAGTCTGGTCTATATATCTTGTCACGGTCAAATCGGTTGATGAAAATCAGCAGGCCGACATGGCTATGATGTTGCCTTTGATAGCCGTGACTCTGATTGTTATCGGGGGGTACTACCTTAATCAGATTTATGATTATGAATCGGATCGGATCAATAGGAAACTTGGATTTCTTCAGTCGGGCATGATCGGTCGCTCGGAAATGATGGCGGCTTATCTGGCGGCCACACTGACCGGTTTAATAATTGGATTTTATTCCGGATTCCAAATTGGTCTGATTAATATTTCCCAGGTTATTCTGGCGGCAATTTATTCATTGCCGCCATTTCGACTGAAAGACCGTCCATATCTCGGTTTGGCCGCTAATATTCTCGGGTATGGAATTATCCTGCCCTTGTTACCGCCGACCTTCTGGGAAAATTTTGAAACCGCCAGGCTTGTTATACCGGCCTATTTTGGCTTGACTGTCGCCGCCGAATTCTTGTTAACCATAATTCCCGATCGGGAGGGAGACAAAAAAACCGGTAAAACCACTCTGTCCGTGATATTCTCAAATCGAATTCTTATTTTATCGGGCGCAATTTGCTTTGCAGCGGCGGTATGGCTGGCCGGCATTGCCGGTCTGAAGTCTCTGACATTTATCAGTCTGACGGCTTTAATCCTCTATCTTACAACCTTGCTTGCGCCGAGAGAGGGACTTATATTGTTCGTCTGTAAATTTCCCATATTGCTCATAACACTTTTGGCCGGGTACTACTTTCCGGCCTACCTGGTTTTTATTGTTGTTCTGCTCCTAACAACCCGTCTATATTATAAAAAAAGGCTTAAAAAGACTTATCCGAGATTGAATTGA
- a CDS encoding ABC transporter ATP-binding protein — protein MIPCIRLDKVTKAFNTNEVLRGVDLEIGRNESVVIIGRSGCGKSVLLKHLNALFQPDSGTVVVENQDLSGLKYEELVSVRKKIGMLFQSAALLDSLTVGENVGLALREVEGYSENVAREVVEEKLTLVGLGGTYDLYPANLSGGMRKRVGLARAIATSPEILLYDEPTTGLDPITADMINDLIIELHRRLKVTSIAVTHDMTSAYKIGERIVMLHDGKVEYDGTPDEIKNSGNAVVDQFINGRSTGPIQVR, from the coding sequence ATGATCCCGTGCATAAGACTTGACAAAGTCACCAAGGCCTTCAATACCAATGAAGTTCTTCGCGGTGTCGATCTGGAAATCGGACGGAATGAATCGGTGGTAATTATCGGCCGGTCGGGATGCGGCAAATCGGTGCTTCTTAAACATCTCAACGCCCTGTTTCAGCCCGACTCCGGAACAGTCGTCGTCGAAAATCAGGATCTGTCCGGTCTGAAATATGAAGAACTGGTCAGCGTGAGGAAAAAAATCGGAATGCTTTTCCAATCGGCCGCGTTGCTGGATTCCCTGACGGTAGGGGAGAATGTCGGCCTAGCCCTGCGGGAAGTTGAAGGCTATTCGGAAAATGTCGCCCGCGAGGTGGTCGAGGAAAAACTGACTCTGGTCGGCCTCGGGGGGACCTATGATCTGTACCCGGCCAATCTTTCGGGCGGTATGCGTAAACGGGTCGGCCTGGCCCGGGCTATCGCCACTTCGCCAGAGATATTGCTCTATGATGAACCGACGACCGGGCTGGATCCGATCACGGCCGACATGATCAACGATCTCATAATTGAGTTGCACCGCAGGCTGAAAGTCACGTCGATTGCAGTAACGCATGACATGACCTCGGCCTATAAAATCGGGGAACGGATTGTCATGCTTCATGACGGCAAGGTGGAGTATGACGGGACGCCGGATGAAATAAAAAACTCCGGCAATGCAGTTGTCGATCAGTTTATCAATGGCCGTTCCACCGGCCCCATCCAGGTACGGTAA
- a CDS encoding phosphatidate cytidylyltransferase — protein MNRNLLTRIIVALIFGPLIILISYLGGFWLLGMILIFALIGIVEYMLGCSVGPGAITFWLTMVFIEAAIISSTLYNYEYSVYILIVYFLITGIILAVQNREPVILFQNHANLIWGVVYLGGLYPFVYHVRYVSPDKGGDWLLFLFGTLWLSDTLAMFIGKALGKRKLAPTVSPNKTVSGFVGGLSGGLIVALIMYFWRLPEIPIFQLCLAGVLISMIGQLGDLVESCWKRAVGIKDSSAIIPGHGGILDRFDSLLFAAPALYFTLKYFIYK, from the coding sequence TTGAATCGGAATCTGTTAACGAGAATAATTGTCGCTCTTATTTTCGGTCCTCTGATCATTTTGATTTCCTATTTGGGAGGTTTCTGGCTTCTGGGGATGATACTGATTTTCGCCCTGATCGGAATTGTCGAGTATATGCTGGGATGTTCCGTCGGCCCCGGGGCTATCACATTCTGGCTAACCATGGTTTTCATAGAGGCCGCGATAATTTCATCGACACTCTATAACTATGAATATTCGGTTTATATTTTAATTGTGTATTTTCTTATTACCGGCATTATTCTGGCCGTGCAGAACCGTGAACCGGTCATTCTCTTTCAGAATCATGCGAATCTTATATGGGGTGTAGTCTATCTGGGTGGATTGTATCCGTTTGTTTACCACGTCAGATATGTATCCCCGGATAAAGGGGGAGACTGGCTGCTGTTTCTATTCGGGACACTATGGCTTTCGGATACACTGGCCATGTTTATCGGCAAAGCGCTGGGTAAAAGAAAATTGGCCCCGACCGTTTCACCTAATAAGACAGTATCCGGATTTGTCGGTGGTCTAAGCGGTGGTTTAATTGTAGCCCTGATAATGTATTTTTGGCGTCTTCCTGAAATTCCGATTTTTCAATTATGCCTGGCCGGTGTTCTTATTTCCATGATCGGACAACTTGGCGATCTGGTCGAATCGTGCTGGAAAAGGGCGGTCGGAATCAAGGATTCTTCCGCCATTATCCCCGGGCATGGGGGTATTCTCGACCGCTTTGATTCCCTTTTGTTTGCCGCTCCGGCGTTGTATTTTACTCTCAAGTACTTCATATACAAATAG
- a CDS encoding isoprenyl transferase, protein MVTMTDNADSPPYGLDKKALPTHIAIIMDGNGRWAGKRNLPRTAGHEAGVLAVKEVVRAAAELKIKYVTLYTFSVENWKRPREEVAALMSLLSRTTRNEIEELHKNNVRLITTGRIEELSSTRRRALAMACKKTRTNTGLILNLALNYGGRTEIIDAVKAIATDVKAGHLLPDDIDENKFSGYLYTAGLPDPDLLIRTSGEMRLSNFLLWQTSYTELYITDVLWPDFGRSELFEAIRAYQKRERRFGKV, encoded by the coding sequence ATGGTGACCATGACGGATAATGCTGATAGCCCGCCTTACGGCCTGGATAAAAAAGCTCTGCCGACCCATATCGCGATTATAATGGATGGTAACGGGCGCTGGGCCGGAAAACGAAATTTACCCAGGACTGCCGGTCATGAGGCAGGTGTCCTGGCGGTGAAAGAAGTGGTCCGGGCGGCGGCTGAATTGAAAATAAAGTATGTTACCCTTTATACTTTTTCAGTTGAAAACTGGAAACGCCCAAGGGAAGAGGTAGCCGCTTTAATGAGTCTTTTAAGTCGGACTACCCGGAATGAGATTGAGGAGTTGCATAAAAATAATGTCCGCTTGATCACTACCGGCAGGATCGAAGAATTATCATCCACCCGGCGTCGCGCATTGGCCATGGCCTGCAAAAAAACCCGGACCAATACCGGGCTGATTCTCAATCTGGCTTTGAATTATGGCGGCCGAACCGAAATTATCGATGCCGTTAAGGCCATTGCCACTGATGTTAAAGCCGGGCACCTGCTTCCTGATGACATCGATGAAAATAAATTCTCCGGCTATCTCTATACCGCCGGGCTACCCGATCCGGATTTGCTGATCAGAACTTCCGGCGAGATGCGGCTGTCCAATTTCCTGCTGTGGCAGACCAGCTATACGGAATTATATATCACCGATGTCCTCTGGCCTGATTTTGGCCGCTCCGAGCTCTTTGAGGCCATCAGGGCATATCAGAAGCGGGAACGCCGTTTCGGAAAGGTCTGA
- a CDS encoding ABC transporter permease has product MNNQVPLIGRSVIAFISRIGSTFMLFFRALYHCKSIPSSLGLITDQSFWIGNKSLPLIVITSIFVGAVSAWQAAYQFKFIGAPMRYLGSAVGKAIVIELAPVLTALVVAGRVGAGIAAELGTMRVTEQIDAVDSMGISPIRYLVMPRFLSATIMLPILTIFANFVAISGAMLVSIMFVNLSYETFLLGVKSSFSMADMLGGFLKSTVFGMIIGLVGCHEGFTAKGGARGVGQATTQAVVISAVLILVTDYIIAVILFRV; this is encoded by the coding sequence ATGAATAACCAGGTTCCTTTGATCGGTCGCAGCGTGATTGCCTTTATCTCGCGTATTGGCAGTACCTTCATGCTGTTTTTTAGAGCCCTGTATCATTGTAAATCGATTCCCAGCTCACTGGGACTGATAACCGATCAATCATTCTGGATCGGTAATAAGTCTTTGCCCCTGATTGTTATCACCTCGATTTTTGTCGGGGCTGTTTCGGCGTGGCAGGCAGCCTACCAGTTTAAATTTATCGGGGCACCGATGCGTTACCTGGGAAGTGCCGTGGGGAAAGCGATTGTAATCGAACTGGCGCCGGTCCTTACGGCTTTGGTTGTGGCCGGTCGGGTTGGGGCCGGAATTGCGGCCGAACTGGGAACGATGCGGGTCACCGAGCAGATCGATGCCGTCGATTCCATGGGTATCAGCCCAATTCGGTATCTGGTAATGCCGCGGTTTCTGTCGGCAACCATTATGCTTCCCATCCTGACCATTTTTGCCAATTTCGTGGCGATTTCAGGAGCCATGCTGGTGTCCATTATGTTTGTTAATCTGTCATACGAAACCTTTCTGCTGGGGGTTAAAAGCTCCTTCAGCATGGCCGATATGCTCGGCGGATTTCTGAAATCCACAGTTTTCGGTATGATAATCGGTCTGGTCGGCTGTCATGAAGGTTTTACCGCCAAGGGCGGAGCAAGGGGGGTCGGGCAGGCCACCACCCAGGCGGTGGTGATATCGGCCGTGTTGATTCTGGTTACCGATTATATTATTGCGGTCATTCTGTTCAGGGTGTAA
- the radA gene encoding DNA repair protein RadA, translating to MTGKTKIAFVCTQCGAIHPKWQGQCRDCGEWNTLAEERIVKSHRRADKKISSQIHRFEDIDDTLVMGHKSGISEFDRVLGGGLLPGSAVLVAGEPGIGKSTLILQAADAYSESGLSVLYVTGEESPGQIKKRAGRLNVRGQNISIINETDLEKIINIVESDSFQIIIVDSIQTISSAVFDSPPGTIGQIREAAGRLIDIAKKNGFSLFLIGHVTKEGLVAGPKVLEHMVDAVLYFEGESRYVYRILRTVKNRFGATFELGVFEMTPQGLREVENPSSLFLSEYSEGDRSGAVVAASCEGNRPILVEIQALVSSASYGTPQRVAGGIDNKRLALHLAILEKRIGLPMGGNDVFVSVAGGLRLSEPAVDLALHAAIVSSLRDIPVDASIVVAGEVGLSGEVRPISMVDRRVAEAAKLGFKKIIIPRQNAEGVSGAEIEIVGVTSLEKALDIIF from the coding sequence ATGACAGGTAAGACAAAGATAGCTTTTGTATGTACGCAATGCGGCGCCATTCATCCCAAATGGCAGGGTCAATGCCGTGATTGCGGAGAGTGGAATACCCTGGCTGAGGAACGAATTGTCAAGTCGCACCGACGGGCGGATAAGAAAATATCTTCACAGATTCATCGGTTTGAAGATATTGATGACACACTGGTGATGGGTCACAAATCCGGAATTTCCGAATTCGATCGGGTTCTGGGAGGCGGACTCCTTCCGGGAAGCGCCGTGCTGGTGGCCGGGGAACCGGGAATCGGAAAATCGACCCTGATCCTTCAGGCCGCCGACGCCTATTCCGAAAGCGGATTATCCGTTTTGTATGTTACCGGTGAGGAATCGCCGGGTCAGATCAAAAAACGGGCCGGCCGCTTGAATGTCAGGGGACAGAATATTTCAATCATCAACGAAACCGATCTGGAAAAAATTATAAATATCGTCGAGAGTGATTCCTTTCAAATTATAATTGTCGATTCCATCCAGACCATATCCAGCGCCGTTTTTGATTCTCCGCCCGGAACCATCGGGCAAATTCGTGAGGCGGCCGGACGCCTGATTGATATTGCCAAGAAAAACGGCTTTTCGCTGTTCCTTATCGGTCATGTCACCAAGGAAGGGCTGGTGGCCGGACCGAAGGTTCTGGAACATATGGTCGATGCCGTTCTGTATTTTGAGGGCGAAAGCCGGTATGTCTATCGCATCCTCCGGACTGTTAAGAACCGCTTTGGAGCCACGTTCGAACTGGGCGTATTCGAAATGACACCACAAGGCCTTCGGGAAGTCGAAAATCCCTCGTCGCTGTTCTTGTCGGAATACAGCGAGGGTGATCGTTCCGGGGCGGTAGTGGCGGCTTCCTGCGAGGGCAACCGGCCGATTCTAGTCGAAATTCAGGCGCTGGTATCATCGGCTTCCTATGGCACTCCCCAGCGAGTGGCCGGGGGAATCGATAACAAACGATTGGCCCTGCATCTGGCCATCCTGGAAAAAAGAATCGGCCTGCCGATGGGCGGTAATGATGTTTTTGTCTCGGTGGCCGGAGGCTTGCGTCTTTCGGAACCGGCGGTCGATCTGGCTTTGCATGCCGCCATTGTATCATCGCTTCGCGATATTCCGGTCGACGCCTCCATAGTGGTCGCCGGTGAAGTGGGTCTTTCGGGTGAGGTGCGCCCGATCAGCATGGTTGATCGTCGAGTGGCCGAGGCGGCCAAGCTGGGTTTCAAGAAAATCATTATTCCGCGACAAAATGCCGAGGGGGTGTCAGGGGCTGAAATTGAAATTGTCGGTGTAACCAGCCTCGAAAAGGCGCTGGATATTATATTTTAG